One window from the genome of Cucumis melo cultivar AY chromosome 12, USDA_Cmelo_AY_1.0, whole genome shotgun sequence encodes:
- the LOC103500009 gene encoding E3 ubiquitin-protein ligase MBR2 isoform X1 — protein sequence MPVVTVGEHMKLRRPRSDLSHLNQPISESDPNPSIPSIIQSTRCKSTISSLLLSTFSNNTTSGPNESLPSSIITTNRKKNNFSSATLRGLGCTTAASQQVSVPAVIRTSADWENKKTRKKKQKSSKNKTQQGVLDASHFQPNSSMNSASCLDAQDVWCGPGIGFSADAAASVDCVVARRHASGRGKIDLEKINQRERSCLGRRTVSPETLLFLDSDSDLSTARSLELSRTRYYRHVRHPSPDGLAEQIMMFQSSLLMGGRFDLHDQFRELRLDVDNMSYEELLELGERIGHVSTGLKEDEIGRCIRKMKPLVVNELTTHLLSQMDRKCSICQEDYEADDEMGKLECGHSYHIQCIKQWLAQKNTCPVCKTAAVGRG from the exons ATGCCTGTTGTTACAGTTGGTGAACACATGAAATTGAGAAGACCCAGAAGTGATTTGAGCCATTTGAACCAACCCATTTCAGAATCAGATCCGAACCCATCAATTCCTTCTATAATTCAATCCACTCGTTGCAAATCCAccatttcttctcttcttctctctACTTTTTCCAATAATACAACCAGTGGCCCCAATGAGTCTTTACCCTCATCCATTATCACCACCAATAGGAAGAAGAACAATTTCTCTTCTGCAACTCTCCGGGGTCTCGGTTGTACCACCGCCGCTTCTCAACAAGTATCTGTTCCGGCTGTAATTCGAACTTCAGCGGATTGGGAGAATAAGAAGACGAGGAAAAAAAAGCAGAAAAGCTCTAAGAACAAAACCCAACAAGGAGTTCTTGATGCTTCTCATTTTCAACCCAATTCGAGTATGAACTCTGCTAGCTGTTTAGACGCTCAAGATGTTTGGTGTGGCCCTGGAATTGGATTCTCAGCAGATGCGGCTGCTTCTGTGGATTGTGTTGTTGCTAGAAGACATGCTTCTGGAAGAGGAAAAATCGATTTGGAGAAGATTAATCAGAGGGAG CGTTCTTGTTTAGGAAGGCGAACAGTGAGCCCCGAGACCCTCTTATTTTTGGATTCTGATTCTGATCTTTCAACTGCTCGATCATTGGAACTATCTAGGACTCGGTATTATCGCCATGTTCGTCATCCATCCCCTGATGGCCTTGCTGAG CAGATCATGATGTTTCAGAGCAGTTTGCTAATGGGTGGAAGGTTCGATCTACACGACCAATTTAGAGAATTACGACTTGATGTGGATAACATGTCGTATGAG GAGCTGCTTGAACTTGGCGAAAGGATCGGCCATGTCAGTACCGGATTGAAAGAAGATGAGATAGGAAGATGTATTAGAAAAATGAAACCCCTTGTAGTGAATGAGCTAACAACTCATTTACTATCTCAAATGGATAGGAAATGCAGCATATGTCAG GAGGACTATGAGGCAGATGATGAAATGGGTAAGCTGGAATGTGGGCACAGCTACCATATACAGTGTATAAAACAGTGGCTTGCACAGAAGAATACGTGCCCGGTCTGTAAGACAGCAGCAGTGGGCCGAGGTTGA
- the LOC103500009 gene encoding E3 ubiquitin-protein ligase MBR2 isoform X4 has translation MKLRRPRSDLSHLNQPISESDPNPSIPSIIQSTRCKSTISSLLLSTFSNNTTSGPNESLPSSIITTNRKKNNFSSATLRGLGCTTAASQQVSVPAVIRTSADWENKKTRKKKQKSSKNKTQQGVLDASHFQPNSSMNSASCLDAQDVWCGPGIGFSADAAASVDCVVARRHASGRGKIDLEKINQRERSCLGRRTVSPETLLFLDSDSDLSTARSLELSRTRYYRHVRHPSPDGLAEIMMFQSSLLMGGRFDLHDQFRELRLDVDNMSYEELLELGERIGHVSTGLKEDEIGRCIRKMKPLVVNELTTHLLSQMDRKCSICQEDYEADDEMGKLECGHSYHIQCIKQWLAQKNTCPVCKTAAVGRG, from the exons ATGAAATTGAGAAGACCCAGAAGTGATTTGAGCCATTTGAACCAACCCATTTCAGAATCAGATCCGAACCCATCAATTCCTTCTATAATTCAATCCACTCGTTGCAAATCCAccatttcttctcttcttctctctACTTTTTCCAATAATACAACCAGTGGCCCCAATGAGTCTTTACCCTCATCCATTATCACCACCAATAGGAAGAAGAACAATTTCTCTTCTGCAACTCTCCGGGGTCTCGGTTGTACCACCGCCGCTTCTCAACAAGTATCTGTTCCGGCTGTAATTCGAACTTCAGCGGATTGGGAGAATAAGAAGACGAGGAAAAAAAAGCAGAAAAGCTCTAAGAACAAAACCCAACAAGGAGTTCTTGATGCTTCTCATTTTCAACCCAATTCGAGTATGAACTCTGCTAGCTGTTTAGACGCTCAAGATGTTTGGTGTGGCCCTGGAATTGGATTCTCAGCAGATGCGGCTGCTTCTGTGGATTGTGTTGTTGCTAGAAGACATGCTTCTGGAAGAGGAAAAATCGATTTGGAGAAGATTAATCAGAGGGAG CGTTCTTGTTTAGGAAGGCGAACAGTGAGCCCCGAGACCCTCTTATTTTTGGATTCTGATTCTGATCTTTCAACTGCTCGATCATTGGAACTATCTAGGACTCGGTATTATCGCCATGTTCGTCATCCATCCCCTGATGGCCTTGCTGAG ATCATGATGTTTCAGAGCAGTTTGCTAATGGGTGGAAGGTTCGATCTACACGACCAATTTAGAGAATTACGACTTGATGTGGATAACATGTCGTATGAG GAGCTGCTTGAACTTGGCGAAAGGATCGGCCATGTCAGTACCGGATTGAAAGAAGATGAGATAGGAAGATGTATTAGAAAAATGAAACCCCTTGTAGTGAATGAGCTAACAACTCATTTACTATCTCAAATGGATAGGAAATGCAGCATATGTCAG GAGGACTATGAGGCAGATGATGAAATGGGTAAGCTGGAATGTGGGCACAGCTACCATATACAGTGTATAAAACAGTGGCTTGCACAGAAGAATACGTGCCCGGTCTGTAAGACAGCAGCAGTGGGCCGAGGTTGA
- the LOC103500009 gene encoding E3 ubiquitin-protein ligase MBR2 isoform X2, whose product MPVVTVGEHMKLRRPRSDLSHLNQPISESDPNPSIPSIIQSTRCKSTISSLLLSTFSNNTTSGPNESLPSSIITTNRKKNNFSSATLRGLGCTTAASQQVSVPAVIRTSADWENKKTRKKKQKSSKNKTQQGVLDASHFQPNSSMNSASCLDAQDVWCGPGIGFSADAAASVDCVVARRHASGRGKIDLEKINQRERSCLGRRTVSPETLLFLDSDSDLSTARSLELSRTRYYRHVRHPSPDGLAEIMMFQSSLLMGGRFDLHDQFRELRLDVDNMSYEELLELGERIGHVSTGLKEDEIGRCIRKMKPLVVNELTTHLLSQMDRKCSICQEDYEADDEMGKLECGHSYHIQCIKQWLAQKNTCPVCKTAAVGRG is encoded by the exons ATGCCTGTTGTTACAGTTGGTGAACACATGAAATTGAGAAGACCCAGAAGTGATTTGAGCCATTTGAACCAACCCATTTCAGAATCAGATCCGAACCCATCAATTCCTTCTATAATTCAATCCACTCGTTGCAAATCCAccatttcttctcttcttctctctACTTTTTCCAATAATACAACCAGTGGCCCCAATGAGTCTTTACCCTCATCCATTATCACCACCAATAGGAAGAAGAACAATTTCTCTTCTGCAACTCTCCGGGGTCTCGGTTGTACCACCGCCGCTTCTCAACAAGTATCTGTTCCGGCTGTAATTCGAACTTCAGCGGATTGGGAGAATAAGAAGACGAGGAAAAAAAAGCAGAAAAGCTCTAAGAACAAAACCCAACAAGGAGTTCTTGATGCTTCTCATTTTCAACCCAATTCGAGTATGAACTCTGCTAGCTGTTTAGACGCTCAAGATGTTTGGTGTGGCCCTGGAATTGGATTCTCAGCAGATGCGGCTGCTTCTGTGGATTGTGTTGTTGCTAGAAGACATGCTTCTGGAAGAGGAAAAATCGATTTGGAGAAGATTAATCAGAGGGAG CGTTCTTGTTTAGGAAGGCGAACAGTGAGCCCCGAGACCCTCTTATTTTTGGATTCTGATTCTGATCTTTCAACTGCTCGATCATTGGAACTATCTAGGACTCGGTATTATCGCCATGTTCGTCATCCATCCCCTGATGGCCTTGCTGAG ATCATGATGTTTCAGAGCAGTTTGCTAATGGGTGGAAGGTTCGATCTACACGACCAATTTAGAGAATTACGACTTGATGTGGATAACATGTCGTATGAG GAGCTGCTTGAACTTGGCGAAAGGATCGGCCATGTCAGTACCGGATTGAAAGAAGATGAGATAGGAAGATGTATTAGAAAAATGAAACCCCTTGTAGTGAATGAGCTAACAACTCATTTACTATCTCAAATGGATAGGAAATGCAGCATATGTCAG GAGGACTATGAGGCAGATGATGAAATGGGTAAGCTGGAATGTGGGCACAGCTACCATATACAGTGTATAAAACAGTGGCTTGCACAGAAGAATACGTGCCCGGTCTGTAAGACAGCAGCAGTGGGCCGAGGTTGA
- the LOC103500009 gene encoding E3 ubiquitin-protein ligase MBR2 isoform X3 yields MKLRRPRSDLSHLNQPISESDPNPSIPSIIQSTRCKSTISSLLLSTFSNNTTSGPNESLPSSIITTNRKKNNFSSATLRGLGCTTAASQQVSVPAVIRTSADWENKKTRKKKQKSSKNKTQQGVLDASHFQPNSSMNSASCLDAQDVWCGPGIGFSADAAASVDCVVARRHASGRGKIDLEKINQRERSCLGRRTVSPETLLFLDSDSDLSTARSLELSRTRYYRHVRHPSPDGLAEQIMMFQSSLLMGGRFDLHDQFRELRLDVDNMSYEELLELGERIGHVSTGLKEDEIGRCIRKMKPLVVNELTTHLLSQMDRKCSICQEDYEADDEMGKLECGHSYHIQCIKQWLAQKNTCPVCKTAAVGRG; encoded by the exons ATGAAATTGAGAAGACCCAGAAGTGATTTGAGCCATTTGAACCAACCCATTTCAGAATCAGATCCGAACCCATCAATTCCTTCTATAATTCAATCCACTCGTTGCAAATCCAccatttcttctcttcttctctctACTTTTTCCAATAATACAACCAGTGGCCCCAATGAGTCTTTACCCTCATCCATTATCACCACCAATAGGAAGAAGAACAATTTCTCTTCTGCAACTCTCCGGGGTCTCGGTTGTACCACCGCCGCTTCTCAACAAGTATCTGTTCCGGCTGTAATTCGAACTTCAGCGGATTGGGAGAATAAGAAGACGAGGAAAAAAAAGCAGAAAAGCTCTAAGAACAAAACCCAACAAGGAGTTCTTGATGCTTCTCATTTTCAACCCAATTCGAGTATGAACTCTGCTAGCTGTTTAGACGCTCAAGATGTTTGGTGTGGCCCTGGAATTGGATTCTCAGCAGATGCGGCTGCTTCTGTGGATTGTGTTGTTGCTAGAAGACATGCTTCTGGAAGAGGAAAAATCGATTTGGAGAAGATTAATCAGAGGGAG CGTTCTTGTTTAGGAAGGCGAACAGTGAGCCCCGAGACCCTCTTATTTTTGGATTCTGATTCTGATCTTTCAACTGCTCGATCATTGGAACTATCTAGGACTCGGTATTATCGCCATGTTCGTCATCCATCCCCTGATGGCCTTGCTGAG CAGATCATGATGTTTCAGAGCAGTTTGCTAATGGGTGGAAGGTTCGATCTACACGACCAATTTAGAGAATTACGACTTGATGTGGATAACATGTCGTATGAG GAGCTGCTTGAACTTGGCGAAAGGATCGGCCATGTCAGTACCGGATTGAAAGAAGATGAGATAGGAAGATGTATTAGAAAAATGAAACCCCTTGTAGTGAATGAGCTAACAACTCATTTACTATCTCAAATGGATAGGAAATGCAGCATATGTCAG GAGGACTATGAGGCAGATGATGAAATGGGTAAGCTGGAATGTGGGCACAGCTACCATATACAGTGTATAAAACAGTGGCTTGCACAGAAGAATACGTGCCCGGTCTGTAAGACAGCAGCAGTGGGCCGAGGTTGA
- the LOC103499929 gene encoding uncharacterized protein LOC103499929, producing the protein MKRALWGAVFNVCSRTLSVSPPLRTFRSVPLLSPFSVFTLRCYSSGNDKYNELNSTKNKDSLVDDDVSTEELKRKIDKFYEGGDADSLPEIFEAILKRKLSGKHEDADDELMKEIRQRMPGEIEDFKGEEYDSELTDDAASDSEEEDKRI; encoded by the exons ATGAAGCGAGCTCTATGGGGAGCTGTCTTCAATGTCTGTTCTCGGACGCTTTCCGTCTCTCCTCCGCTACGAACCTTTCGTTCCGTCCCCTTACTGTCTCCATTTTCCGTTTTCACTTTGCGATGTTACTCATCCGGGAATGACAAGTACAATGAACTGAACTCAACCAAAAACAAGGACTCTCTCGTCGACGACGATGTCAGCACAGAAG AGCTGAAGAGGAAAATTGATAAATTTTATGAGGGTGGTGATGCCGATTCATTACCAGAAATTTTCGAAGCAATTTTGAAAAGGAAGCTGTCGGGTAAACACGAAGATGCCGATGATGAGCTGATGAAAGAAATTCGACAGCGAATGCCCGGAGAAATTGAAGATTTCAAAGGTGAAGAATATGATTCAGAACTAACGGACGATGCCGCCAGTGATTCTGAGGAAGAAGATAAAAGAATATAA